The following coding sequences lie in one Spinacia oleracea cultivar Varoflay chromosome 1, BTI_SOV_V1, whole genome shotgun sequence genomic window:
- the LOC110781023 gene encoding elongation factor 2 codes for MVKFTADELRRIMDCKHNIRNMSVIAHVDHGKSTLTDSLVAAAGIIAQETAGDVRMTDTRADEAERGITIKSTGISLYYEMTDEALAAFKGERAGNDYLINLIDSPGHVDFSSEVTAALRITDGALVVVDCIEGVCVQTETVLRQALGERIRPVLTVNKMDRCFLELQVNGEEAYTTFQKVIENANVIMATYEDPLLGDCQVYPDKGTVAFSAGLHGWAFTLSNFAKMYASKFGVDESKMMERLWGENFFDPATKKWTSKNTGTATCKRGFVQFCYEPIKVVIATCMNDQKDKLWPMLAKLGVQLKSEEKELMGKALMKRVMQTWLPASSALLEMMIYHLPSPATAQRYRVENLYEGPMDDVYATAIRNCDPEGPLMLYVSKMIPAPDKGRFFAFGRVFAGKVATGMKVRIMGPNYVPGEKKDLYVKNVQRTVIWMGKRQETVEDVPCGNTVAMVGLDQFITKNATLTNEKESDAHPIRAMKFSVSPVVRVAVQCKVASDLPKLVEGLKRLAKSDPMVQCSITESGEHIIAGAGELHLEICLKDLQDDFMGGAEITKSDPVVSFRETVLEKSSRVVMSKSPNKHNRLYMEARPMEDGLAEAIDDGRIGPRDDPKIRSKILAEEFGWDKDLAKKIWCFGPETTGPNMVVDMCKGVQYLNEIKDSVVAGFQWASKEGALAEENMRGICFEVCDVVLHADAIHRGGGQVIPTARRVIYASQLTAKPRLLEPVYLVEIQAPENALGGIYSVLNQKRGHVFEEMQRPGTPLYNIKAYLPVVESFGFSSTLRAATSGQAFPQCVFDHWEMMMQDPLDPTSQAAALVQNIRKRKGLKEQITPLSDFEDKL; via the exons ATG GTGAAGTTTACAGCTGATGAGCTCCGCAGGATTATGGACTGCAAGCATAACATCCGTAATATGTCTGTTATTGCCCATGTGGATCACG GAAAATCTACCCTGACCGATTCTTTGGTGGCTGCCGCTGGGATCATTGCCCAGGAGACTGCCGGTGATGTCCGTATGACTGATACCCGTGCAGATGAAGCTGAACGTGGTATCACTATCAAGTCCACTGGAATTTCTCTGTACTATGAAATGACAGATGAAGCTTTGGCCGCATTCAAGGGAGAGCGTGCCGGCAATGACTATCTTATCAACCTGATCGATTCTCCTGGACACGTTGACTTCTCATCAGAGGTTACTGCTGCCCTCCGTATCACTGACGGAGCTCTTGTCGTGGTTGACTGTATCGAGGGTGTGTGTGTCCAGACCGAGACTGTCCTTCGCCAGGCTCTTGGTGAGAGGATCAGGCCTGTTCTTACTGTCAATAAGATGGACCGTTGTTTCCTTGAGCTTCAGGTTAATGGAGAGGAGGCTTACACAACGTTCCAGAAGGTTATTGAGAATGCAAATGTCATCATGGCTACCTATGAAGACCCCCTTCTGGGTGATTGCCAAGTCTACCCTGACAAAGGAACAGTTGCTTTCTCAGCTGGTCTCCATGGTTGGGCATTTACTTTGTCCAACTTTGCTAAGATGTATGCCTCCAAGTTTGGAGTTGATGAGTCTAAGATGATGGAGCGTCTCTGGGGTGAGAACTTTTTTGACCCAGCCACCAAGAAGTGGACCTCCAAGAACACCGGAACTGCAACTTGTAAGCGTgggtttgttcaattttgtTACGAGCCCATCAAAGTGGTCATTGCTACTTGCATGAATGATCAGAAGGATAAACTGTGGCCCATGTTGGCAAAACTTGGAGTCCAATTGAAGTCTGAGGAGAAAGAATTGATGGGTAAGGCATTGATGAAGCGTGTCATGCAGACCTGGCTGCCAGCTAGCAGTGCTTTACTTGAGATGATGATCTATCACTTGCCGTCGCCTGCAACGGCTCAGAGATATCGTGTGGAGAACTTGTACGAGGGACCCATGGATGATGTCTATGCTACTGCCATCAGGAACTGTGACCCTGAGGGACCTTTGATGCTTTATGTATCAAAAATGATTCCCGCACCTGATAAGGGTAGGTTCTTTGCTTTCGGTCGTGTCTTTGCTGGAAAGGTTGCAACTGGTATGAAGGTGAGGATCATGGGACCTAACTACGTTCCTGGGGAGAAGAAAGATCTTTATGTGAAGAATGTTCAGAGAACTGTCATTTGGATGGGAAAGAGGCAAGAGACTGTTGAGGATGTTCCATGTGGTAACACTGTTGCTATGGTTGGTTTGGATCAGTTTATCACAAAGAATGCCACACTTACAAACGAGAAGGAAAGTGATGCCCATCCAATTCGTGCAATGAAGTTCTCTGTGTCACCCGTTGTCCGTGTTGCTGTGCAGTGTAAGGTTGCATCTGATCTTCCCAAGCTTGTTGAAGGTCTTAAGCGTTTGGCCAAATCCGATCCTATGGTTCAGTGTAGTATTACAGAGTCAGGAGAGCACATTATTGCTGGTGCTGGTGAACTTCATTTGGAAATCTGTTTGAAGGATTTGCAGGACGACTTCATGGGTGGGGCTGAAATTACCAAGTCAGACCCTGTTGTGTCCTTCCGTGAGACAGTTCTTGAGAAATCAAGCCGTGTTGTGATGAGCAAATCCCCAAACAAGCACAACCGTTTGTACATGGAAGCTCGTCCAATGGAAGATGGTCTTGCTGAGGCAATTGATGATGGAAGAATTGGCCCAAGAGATGATCCTAAGATTCGCTCCAAGATCTTGGCAGAGGAATTTGGATGGGACAAGGATCTAGCAAAGAAGATCTGGTGTTTTGGTCCAGAAACAACAGGTCCCAACATGGTGGTTGATATGTGTAAGGGAGTTCAGTACCTGAATGAAATCAAGGATTCTGTCGTAGCTGGTTTCCAGTGGGCTTCAAAAGAAGGAGCATTAGCTGAAGAGAACATGAGAGGTATTTGCTTTGAAGTTTGTGATGTGGTTCTCCATGCTGATGCAATCCACAGAGGAGGTGGACAGGTTATTCCAACAGCTAGGAGAGTCATATATGCTTCACAGTTGACTGCTAAGCCCAGATTGTTGGAGCCAGTCTACCTAGTTGAAATCCAAGCTCCTGAAAATGCACTTGGTGGTATTTACAGTGTTCTGAATCAGAAACGTGGACATGTGTTTGAAGAAATGCAGAGACCTGGTACACCACTTTACAACATCAAGGCATACCTTCCTGTTgttgagtcattcgggttttCAAGTACCTTGAGAGCTGCAACATCTGGACAGGCCTTCCCACAGTGTGTGTTTGATCATTGGGAAATGATGATGCAAGATCCTTTGGACCCAACTTCTCAAGCTGCTGCTTTGGTTCAGAATATCCGTAAGAGGAAGGGATTGAAGGAGCAAATCACACCACTTTCCGACTTTGAGGACAAGCTGTAG